A genomic window from Eleginops maclovinus isolate JMC-PN-2008 ecotype Puerto Natales chromosome 9, JC_Emac_rtc_rv5, whole genome shotgun sequence includes:
- the adgrl2a gene encoding adhesion G protein-coupled receptor L2 isoform X10: MACYLLKLQTFCWFLITLAQVHSTEGFSRAALPFGLVRRELSCEGYPIDLRCPGSDVIMIESANYGRTDDKICDADPFQMENINCYLPDAFKIMSQRCNNRTQCIVITGSDVFPDPCPGTYKYLEVQYECVPYIFLCPGTLKAVGDPSFLFEAEQQAGAWCKDPLQAGDKIYFMPWTPYRTDTLIEYSSLDDFQNARQTITYKLPHRVDGTGFVVYDGAVFFNKERTRNIVKFDLRTRIKSGEAIINNANYHDTSPYKWGGKTDIDLAVDENGLWVIYATEQNNGMIVISQLNPYTLRFEATWDTTYDKRSASNAFMVCGVLYVVRSTYEDNESEVSKSMIDYVYNTKQNRGEYVDIHFPNQYQYIAAVDYNPRDNQLYVWNNFYILRYNLEFGPPDPAHAPPLSEVTTTPQPQKTTTTTTTTTVHWGVANTTTTTGLKEGSRGAPKPPPVILQTTSPPPLESFPLPERFCEASEKRDIMWPQTQRGMLVERPCPKGTRGTASYSCVLSTGAWHPKGPDLSNCTSHWVNQVAQKIRSGENAANLANELAKHTKGPIFAGDVSSSVRLMEQLVDILDAQLQELRPSEKDSAGRSFNKLQKRERTCRAYMKAIVDTVDNLLRPEALKSWHDMNSTEQTHAATMLLDTLEEGAFVLADNLMEPAIVKVPADNIILDVYVLSTDGQVQDFKFPQSSKGGISIQLSANTVKLNSRNGVAKLVFVLYKNLGQFLSAENTTIKMANEAYGRNVSVAVNSDIIAASINKESSRVFINDPVIFTLEHIDMEHYFNSNCSFWNYSERSMMGHWSTQGCKLLDSNKTHTTCSCSHLTNFAILMAHRETSINDRVHELLLTVITRVGIVVSLVCLTISIFTFCFFRGLQSDRNTIHKNLCINLFIAELIFLIGIDMTEPRIGCAIIAGILHFFFLASFSWMCLEGVQLYLMLVEVFESEYSRKKYYYVSGYLFPAIVVGVSAAIDYRSYGTKKACWLSVDNHFIWSFIGPVTFIIMLNLIFLVITMYKMVKHSTTLKPDSSRLENIKSWVMGAFALLCLLGLTWSFGLFFINETSIVMAYLFTIFNTFQGMFIFIFHCLLQKKVRKEYSKCFRHTYCCGGLPTESSHGSAKTSTTRTSARYSSGTQSRIRRMWNDTVRKQSESSFISGDINSTSTLNQVTYRETRHSLNNAVRDTSAMDTLPLNGNFNNSYSLRNGDFGDSVQVVDCGLSLDDAAFEKMIISELVHNNLRACNKSHHQQQQQHHSLHHPPHHQQPPQYHHHHHTERAPPKVTVVGGSSSSEDDAIVADASSLVHVGDTVGLELHHQLEAPLIPQRTHSLLYAPQKKVRTDGEVETFVSQLTPTNPDDSLQSPNRDSLYTSMPNLRDSPYPESSPDVVEDLSPCKGSENEDVYYKSMPNLGSSNQLQAYYQIGRGGSDGYIIPITKDGGIPEGDVREGQMQLVTSL, from the exons atgcAACAATCGGACACAGTGCATTGTGATCACTGGTTCAGATGTCTTCCCTGACCCCTGCCCAGGGACCTACAAGTACCTGGAAGTCCAGTATGAGTGTGTGCCCTACA TTTTTCTTTGTCCTGGGACTCTGAAAGCTGTCGGTGATCCTTCCTTTCTATTTGAAGCGGAGCAACAAGCCGGAGCCTGGTGCAAAGACCCGCTGCAAGCTGGCGACAAAATCTACTTTATGCCTTGGACTCCTTATAGGACAGACACTCTCATTGAGTATTCCTCTTTGGATGACTTCCAGAATGCCCGGCAAACCATCACCTACAAGCTGCCCCACCGGGTGGATGGGACCGGATTTGTGGTCTACGATGGGGCCGTGTTTTTCAACAAGGAGCGTACCCGCAACATTGTGAAGTTTGACCTGCGGACTCGAATCAAAAGTGGTGAGGCGATCATCAATAATGCCAACTACCACGACACATCGCCCTACAAGTGGGGAGGCAAAACAGACATTGACCTGGCCGTAGATGAGAATGGGCTGTGGGTGATCTACGCCACCGAGCAGAACAATGGCATGATCGTAATCAGCCAGTTGAACCCCTACACGCTACGATTTGAGGCTACCTGGGACACGACCTATGATAAGCGCTCAGCCTCCAATGCCTTCATGGTTTGTGGAGTACTGTACGTGGTCCGCTCCACCTATGAAGACAATGAAAGTGAAGTCAGCAAGAGCATGATCGATTACGTTTACAACACCAAACAGAACCGTGGGGAATACGTTGATATCCACTTTCCCAACCAGTACCAGTACATTGCAGCTGTGGATTACAATCCGCGAGATAACCAGCTCTATGTGTGGAATAATTTTTACATCCTGAGATACAATCTGGAGTTTGGCCCACCTGATCCAGCACATG CTCCACCACTGTCAGAAGTCACCACAACCCCTCAGCCTCAGAAAACTacaaccaccaccacaacaACCACCGTGCACTGGGGTGTGGCCAACACAACCACCACAACAGGGCTCAAGGAGGGCAGCAGGGGAGCGCCCAAGCCGCCTCCTGTGATTCTGCAGACTACTTCCCCTCCGCCCCTCGAGTCCTTCCCTTTACCCGAGCGCTTCTGCGAGGCCAGTGAGAAAAGAGACATAATGTGGCCTCAGACCCAGAGGGGCATGCTCGTGGAGCGACCTTGCCCCAAGGGAACACGAG GCACAGCCTCTTATTCATGTGTCCTTTCCACTGGGGCCTGGCACCCGAAGGGCCCTGATCTCAGCAACTGTACATCCCACTGGGTCAACCAAGTTGCCCAAAAG ATCCGCAGTGGTGAAAATGCCGCTAACCTGGCCAACGAGTTAGCCAAGCATACCAAAGGGCCCATCTTTGCCGGGGACGTCAGCTCCTCGGTGCGCCTGATGGAGCAGCTGGTGGACATCCTGGATGCTCAGCTGCAGGAGCTCAGGCCCAGCGAGAAGGATTCTGCCGGACGGAGCTTCAACAAG CTTCAAAAACGAGAAAGGACATGCAGGGCATACATGAAG GCCATTGTGGATACGGTAGATAACCTTCTGCGACCGGAGGCCTTAAAGTCCTGGCACGACATGAACAGCACGGAGCAGACACACGCAGCCACCATGTTACTCGATACTTTGGAGGAGGGGGCTTTTGTCCTCGCCGACAACCTCATGGAACCTGCCATTGTAAAAGTTCCTGCAGACAACATAA TCCTGGATGTGTATGTGCTCAGCACAGATGGCCAGGTCCAGGATTTTAAATTTCCACAGTCCAGCAAGGGCGGTATCTCAATCCAGCTGTCGGCAAACACTGTGAAGCTCAACAGTCGGAATG GAGTTGCCAAGCTGGTGTTTGTGCTCTATAAAAATCTGGGCCAGTTTCTCAGCGCTGAAAACACAACCATCAAGATGGCCAATGAGGCTTACGGTCGCAACGTGTCTGTGGCCGTCAACTCTGACATCATCGCTGCCTCAATCAACAAAGAGTCCAGCCGCGTATTCATTAACGACCCGGTGATTTTTACCCTGGAGCACATTGAT ATGGAGCACTACTTCAACTCCAATTGCTCCTTCTGGAATTACTCTGAGAGGAGCATGATGGGCCACTGGTCCACCCAAGGCTGCAAACTCCTGGACTCCAATAAAACGCACACCACCTGCTCCTGCAGCCATCTCACCAACTTTGCAATCCTCATGGCGCACCGTGAAACCTCA ATTAACGACAGAGTGCATGAGCTGCTTCTGACCGTCATTACTCGAGTTGGGATCGTGGTGTCCCTCGTCTGCCTCACCATCAGCATCTTCACCTTCTGCTTCTTCCGGGGCCTGCAGAGCGATCGCAACACTATCCACAAGAACTTGTGCATCAATCTCTTTATCGCAGAGTTAATATTCCTAATTGGTATCGATATGACGGAACCCAGG ATTGGATGTGCCATCATCGCAGGGATCCTCCACTTCTTCTTCCTGGCTTCCTTCTCCTGGATGTGTCTTGAAGGGGTCCAGCTGTACCTCATGCTTGTGGAGGTCTTTGAGAGTGAATACTCTCGGAAAAAGTATTACTACGTATCTGGTTACCTCTTCCCTGCCATCGTGGTCGGTGTCTCCGCAGCTATCGACTACCGGAGCTACGGGACCAAGAAAGC GTGCTGGCTAAGTGTTGACAATCATTTCATATGGAGTTTTATAGGACCTGTCACCTTCATCATCATG CTCAATCTCATCTTCCTGGTCATCACAATGTACAAAATGGTGAAGCACTCCACCACCCTGAAACCAGACTCTAGCCGACTGGAGAATATAAA ATCCTGGGTCATGGGAGCGTTTGCTTTGCTGTGTCTTCTTGGACTCACGTGGTCCTTCGGTCTCTTCTTCATAAATGAGACCTCGATTGTTATGGCGTACCTCTTCACCATATTCAACACCTTCCAAGGAATGTTCATCTTCATTTTCCACTGCCTTCTCCAGAAAAAA GTCCGCAAAGAGTACAGCAAGTGCTTCCGCCACACCTACTGCTGCGGAGGGCTGCCGACTGAGAGCTCACACGGCTCTGCGAAGACTTCCACCACACGGACCAGCGCTCGCTACTCTTCTGGTACACAG AGTCGTATCAGGAGAATGTGGAATGACACCGTAAGAAAGCAATCTGAGTCCTCCTTTATCTCAGGTGACATCAACAGCACCTCCACCCTTAACCAAG TGACCTACAGAGAGACAA GGCACTCACTGAACAATGCGGTGAGGGATACAAGTGCAATGGATACACTACCGCTAAATGGTAACTTTAACAATAGCTACTCGCTCCGCAATGGGGACTTTGGCGACAGTGTGCAGGTAGTAGACTGCGGCCTCAGTCTGGACGATGCTGCCTTCGAGAAAATGATCATCTCTGAGCTAGTACACAACAACCTGCGTGCCTGTAACAAAAGCCACcatcagcaacagcagcagcaccacagtTTACACCATCCACCCCACCACCAGCAGCCCCCGCAgtaccaccatcaccaccacacGGAGCGGGCTCCGCCCAAGGTGACGGTGGtaggcggcagcagcagcagcgaagACGATGCAATAGTGGCCGACGCTTCGTCTTTGGTGCACGTGGGTGACACGGTGGGCCTCGAGCTGCACCATCAGCTGGAGGCACCACTCATCCCCCAGCGGACTCACTCGCTTCTGTACGCTCCCCAGAAGAAGGTGAGAACGGATGGGGAAGTTGAAACCTTTGTCAGCCAGCTGACACCCACCAACCCCGACGACAGTCTGCAGTCCCCGAACAGAGACTCCTTGTACACTAGTATGCCTAATCTGAGAGACTCTCCGTACCCCGAGAGCAGCCCCGACGTGGTGGAGGACCTGTCCCCCTGCAAGGGGAGCGAGAATGAGGACGTTTATTATAAGAGCATGCCCAACTTAGGGTCCAGCAACCAGCTCCAAGCCTATTACCAGATAGGCCGAGGGGGCAGTGATGGTTACATTATTCCTATTACTAAAGATGGGGGCATCCCTGAGGGCGATGTACGGGAAGGACAGATGCAGTTAGTGACAagcctttaa
- the adgrl2a gene encoding adhesion G protein-coupled receptor L2 isoform X14: protein MACYLLKLQTFCWFLITLAQVHSTEGFSRAALPFGLVRRELSCEGYPIDLRCPGSDVIMIESANYGRTDDKICDADPFQMENINCYLPDAFKIMSQRCNNRTQCIVITGSDVFPDPCPGTYKYLEVQYECVPYIFLCPGTLKAVGDPSFLFEAEQQAGAWCKDPLQAGDKIYFMPWTPYRTDTLIEYSSLDDFQNARQTITYKLPHRVDGTGFVVYDGAVFFNKERTRNIVKFDLRTRIKSGEAIINNANYHDTSPYKWGGKTDIDLAVDENGLWVIYATEQNNGMIVISQLNPYTLRFEATWDTTYDKRSASNAFMVCGVLYVVRSTYEDNESEVSKSMIDYVYNTKQNRGEYVDIHFPNQYQYIAAVDYNPRDNQLYVWNNFYILRYNLEFGPPDPAHAPPLSEVTTTPQPQKTTTTTTTTTVHWGVANTTTTTGLKEGSRGAPKPPPVILQTTSPPPLESFPLPERFCEASEKRDIMWPQTQRGMLVERPCPKGTRGTASYSCVLSTGAWHPKGPDLSNCTSHWVNQVAQKIRSGENAANLANELAKHTKGPIFAGDVSSSVRLMEQLVDILDAQLQELRPSEKDSAGRSFNKLQKRERTCRAYMKAIVDTVDNLLRPEALKSWHDMNSTEQTHAATMLLDTLEEGAFVLADNLMEPAIVKVPADNIILDVYVLSTDGQVQDFKFPQSSKGGISIQLSANTVKLNSRNGVAKLVFVLYKNLGQFLSAENTTIKMANEAYGRNVSVAVNSDIIAASINKESSRVFINDPVIFTLEHIDMEHYFNSNCSFWNYSERSMMGHWSTQGCKLLDSNKTHTTCSCSHLTNFAILMAHRETSINDRVHELLLTVITRVGIVVSLVCLTISIFTFCFFRGLQSDRNTIHKNLCINLFIAELIFLIGIDMTEPRIGCAIIAGILHFFFLASFSWMCLEGVQLYLMLVEVFESEYSRKKYYYVSGYLFPAIVVGVSAAIDYRSYGTKKACWLSVDNHFIWSFIGPVTFIIMLNLIFLVITMYKMVKHSTTLKPDSSRLENINNYRVCDGYYNTDLPGYEDNKRFIKSWVMGAFALLCLLGLTWSFGLFFINETSIVMAYLFTIFNTFQGMFIFIFHCLLQKKVRKEYSKCFRHTYCCGGLPTESSHGSAKTSTTRTSARYSSGTQSRIRRMWNDTVRKQSESSFISGDINSTSTLNQGMTGNYLLTNPLLRPQGTNNPYNTLLAETVVCNTPTAPVFNSPVTYRETSMGVKLNFAYQICS, encoded by the exons atgcAACAATCGGACACAGTGCATTGTGATCACTGGTTCAGATGTCTTCCCTGACCCCTGCCCAGGGACCTACAAGTACCTGGAAGTCCAGTATGAGTGTGTGCCCTACA TTTTTCTTTGTCCTGGGACTCTGAAAGCTGTCGGTGATCCTTCCTTTCTATTTGAAGCGGAGCAACAAGCCGGAGCCTGGTGCAAAGACCCGCTGCAAGCTGGCGACAAAATCTACTTTATGCCTTGGACTCCTTATAGGACAGACACTCTCATTGAGTATTCCTCTTTGGATGACTTCCAGAATGCCCGGCAAACCATCACCTACAAGCTGCCCCACCGGGTGGATGGGACCGGATTTGTGGTCTACGATGGGGCCGTGTTTTTCAACAAGGAGCGTACCCGCAACATTGTGAAGTTTGACCTGCGGACTCGAATCAAAAGTGGTGAGGCGATCATCAATAATGCCAACTACCACGACACATCGCCCTACAAGTGGGGAGGCAAAACAGACATTGACCTGGCCGTAGATGAGAATGGGCTGTGGGTGATCTACGCCACCGAGCAGAACAATGGCATGATCGTAATCAGCCAGTTGAACCCCTACACGCTACGATTTGAGGCTACCTGGGACACGACCTATGATAAGCGCTCAGCCTCCAATGCCTTCATGGTTTGTGGAGTACTGTACGTGGTCCGCTCCACCTATGAAGACAATGAAAGTGAAGTCAGCAAGAGCATGATCGATTACGTTTACAACACCAAACAGAACCGTGGGGAATACGTTGATATCCACTTTCCCAACCAGTACCAGTACATTGCAGCTGTGGATTACAATCCGCGAGATAACCAGCTCTATGTGTGGAATAATTTTTACATCCTGAGATACAATCTGGAGTTTGGCCCACCTGATCCAGCACATG CTCCACCACTGTCAGAAGTCACCACAACCCCTCAGCCTCAGAAAACTacaaccaccaccacaacaACCACCGTGCACTGGGGTGTGGCCAACACAACCACCACAACAGGGCTCAAGGAGGGCAGCAGGGGAGCGCCCAAGCCGCCTCCTGTGATTCTGCAGACTACTTCCCCTCCGCCCCTCGAGTCCTTCCCTTTACCCGAGCGCTTCTGCGAGGCCAGTGAGAAAAGAGACATAATGTGGCCTCAGACCCAGAGGGGCATGCTCGTGGAGCGACCTTGCCCCAAGGGAACACGAG GCACAGCCTCTTATTCATGTGTCCTTTCCACTGGGGCCTGGCACCCGAAGGGCCCTGATCTCAGCAACTGTACATCCCACTGGGTCAACCAAGTTGCCCAAAAG ATCCGCAGTGGTGAAAATGCCGCTAACCTGGCCAACGAGTTAGCCAAGCATACCAAAGGGCCCATCTTTGCCGGGGACGTCAGCTCCTCGGTGCGCCTGATGGAGCAGCTGGTGGACATCCTGGATGCTCAGCTGCAGGAGCTCAGGCCCAGCGAGAAGGATTCTGCCGGACGGAGCTTCAACAAG CTTCAAAAACGAGAAAGGACATGCAGGGCATACATGAAG GCCATTGTGGATACGGTAGATAACCTTCTGCGACCGGAGGCCTTAAAGTCCTGGCACGACATGAACAGCACGGAGCAGACACACGCAGCCACCATGTTACTCGATACTTTGGAGGAGGGGGCTTTTGTCCTCGCCGACAACCTCATGGAACCTGCCATTGTAAAAGTTCCTGCAGACAACATAA TCCTGGATGTGTATGTGCTCAGCACAGATGGCCAGGTCCAGGATTTTAAATTTCCACAGTCCAGCAAGGGCGGTATCTCAATCCAGCTGTCGGCAAACACTGTGAAGCTCAACAGTCGGAATG GAGTTGCCAAGCTGGTGTTTGTGCTCTATAAAAATCTGGGCCAGTTTCTCAGCGCTGAAAACACAACCATCAAGATGGCCAATGAGGCTTACGGTCGCAACGTGTCTGTGGCCGTCAACTCTGACATCATCGCTGCCTCAATCAACAAAGAGTCCAGCCGCGTATTCATTAACGACCCGGTGATTTTTACCCTGGAGCACATTGAT ATGGAGCACTACTTCAACTCCAATTGCTCCTTCTGGAATTACTCTGAGAGGAGCATGATGGGCCACTGGTCCACCCAAGGCTGCAAACTCCTGGACTCCAATAAAACGCACACCACCTGCTCCTGCAGCCATCTCACCAACTTTGCAATCCTCATGGCGCACCGTGAAACCTCA ATTAACGACAGAGTGCATGAGCTGCTTCTGACCGTCATTACTCGAGTTGGGATCGTGGTGTCCCTCGTCTGCCTCACCATCAGCATCTTCACCTTCTGCTTCTTCCGGGGCCTGCAGAGCGATCGCAACACTATCCACAAGAACTTGTGCATCAATCTCTTTATCGCAGAGTTAATATTCCTAATTGGTATCGATATGACGGAACCCAGG ATTGGATGTGCCATCATCGCAGGGATCCTCCACTTCTTCTTCCTGGCTTCCTTCTCCTGGATGTGTCTTGAAGGGGTCCAGCTGTACCTCATGCTTGTGGAGGTCTTTGAGAGTGAATACTCTCGGAAAAAGTATTACTACGTATCTGGTTACCTCTTCCCTGCCATCGTGGTCGGTGTCTCCGCAGCTATCGACTACCGGAGCTACGGGACCAAGAAAGC GTGCTGGCTAAGTGTTGACAATCATTTCATATGGAGTTTTATAGGACCTGTCACCTTCATCATCATG CTCAATCTCATCTTCCTGGTCATCACAATGTACAAAATGGTGAAGCACTCCACCACCCTGAAACCAGACTCTAGCCGACTGGAGAATATAAA TAATTATCGCGTTTGTGACGGCTACTATAATACAGATTTGCCTGG CTATGAAGATAATAAACGGTTTATCAA ATCCTGGGTCATGGGAGCGTTTGCTTTGCTGTGTCTTCTTGGACTCACGTGGTCCTTCGGTCTCTTCTTCATAAATGAGACCTCGATTGTTATGGCGTACCTCTTCACCATATTCAACACCTTCCAAGGAATGTTCATCTTCATTTTCCACTGCCTTCTCCAGAAAAAA GTCCGCAAAGAGTACAGCAAGTGCTTCCGCCACACCTACTGCTGCGGAGGGCTGCCGACTGAGAGCTCACACGGCTCTGCGAAGACTTCCACCACACGGACCAGCGCTCGCTACTCTTCTGGTACACAG AGTCGTATCAGGAGAATGTGGAATGACACCGTAAGAAAGCAATCTGAGTCCTCCTTTATCTCAGGTGACATCAACAGCACCTCCACCCTTAACCAAG GAATGACCGGGAATTATCTACTAACAAATCCTCTTCTTCGACCACAAGGCACTAACAACCCTTATAACACCTTACTGGCTGAGACAGTCGTATGTAACACCCCCACGGCTCCAGTGTTTAACTCGCCAG TGACCTACAGAGAGACAAGTATGGGAGTCAAACTTAACTTTGCCTATCAAAT CTGCTCTTAG
- the adgrl2a gene encoding adhesion G protein-coupled receptor L2 isoform X21 yields the protein MACYLLKLQTFCWFLITLAQVHSTEGFSRAALPFGLVRRELSCEGYPIDLRCPGSDVIMIESANYGRTDDKICDADPFQMENINCYLPDAFKIMSQRCNNRTQCIVITGSDVFPDPCPGTYKYLEVQYECVPYIFLCPGTLKAVGDPSFLFEAEQQAGAWCKDPLQAGDKIYFMPWTPYRTDTLIEYSSLDDFQNARQTITYKLPHRVDGTGFVVYDGAVFFNKERTRNIVKFDLRTRIKSGEAIINNANYHDTSPYKWGGKTDIDLAVDENGLWVIYATEQNNGMIVISQLNPYTLRFEATWDTTYDKRSASNAFMVCGVLYVVRSTYEDNESEVSKSMIDYVYNTKQNRGEYVDIHFPNQYQYIAAVDYNPRDNQLYVWNNFYILRYNLEFGPPDPAHAPPLSEVTTTPQPQKTTTTTTTTTVHWGVANTTTTTGLKEGSRGAPKPPPVILQTTSPPPLESFPLPERFCEASEKRDIMWPQTQRGMLVERPCPKGTRGTASYSCVLSTGAWHPKGPDLSNCTSHWVNQVAQKIRSGENAANLANELAKHTKGPIFAGDVSSSVRLMEQLVDILDAQLQELRPSEKDSAGRSFNKLQKRERTCRAYMKAIVDTVDNLLRPEALKSWHDMNSTEQTHAATMLLDTLEEGAFVLADNLMEPAIVKVPADNIILDVYVLSTDGQVQDFKFPQSSKGGISIQLSANTVKLNSRNGVAKLVFVLYKNLGQFLSAENTTIKMANEAYGRNVSVAVNSDIIAASINKESSRVFINDPVIFTLEHIDMEHYFNSNCSFWNYSERSMMGHWSTQGCKLLDSNKTHTTCSCSHLTNFAILMAHRETSINDRVHELLLTVITRVGIVVSLVCLTISIFTFCFFRGLQSDRNTIHKNLCINLFIAELIFLIGIDMTEPRIGCAIIAGILHFFFLASFSWMCLEGVQLYLMLVEVFESEYSRKKYYYVSGYLFPAIVVGVSAAIDYRSYGTKKACWLSVDNHFIWSFIGPVTFIIMLNLIFLVITMYKMVKHSTTLKPDSSRLENIKSWVMGAFALLCLLGLTWSFGLFFINETSIVMAYLFTIFNTFQGMFIFIFHCLLQKKVRKEYSKCFRHTYCCGGLPTESSHGSAKTSTTRTSARYSSGTQSRIRRMWNDTVRKQSESSFISGDINSTSTLNQVTYRETSMGVKLNFAYQMALTEQCGEGYKCNGYTTAKW from the exons atgcAACAATCGGACACAGTGCATTGTGATCACTGGTTCAGATGTCTTCCCTGACCCCTGCCCAGGGACCTACAAGTACCTGGAAGTCCAGTATGAGTGTGTGCCCTACA TTTTTCTTTGTCCTGGGACTCTGAAAGCTGTCGGTGATCCTTCCTTTCTATTTGAAGCGGAGCAACAAGCCGGAGCCTGGTGCAAAGACCCGCTGCAAGCTGGCGACAAAATCTACTTTATGCCTTGGACTCCTTATAGGACAGACACTCTCATTGAGTATTCCTCTTTGGATGACTTCCAGAATGCCCGGCAAACCATCACCTACAAGCTGCCCCACCGGGTGGATGGGACCGGATTTGTGGTCTACGATGGGGCCGTGTTTTTCAACAAGGAGCGTACCCGCAACATTGTGAAGTTTGACCTGCGGACTCGAATCAAAAGTGGTGAGGCGATCATCAATAATGCCAACTACCACGACACATCGCCCTACAAGTGGGGAGGCAAAACAGACATTGACCTGGCCGTAGATGAGAATGGGCTGTGGGTGATCTACGCCACCGAGCAGAACAATGGCATGATCGTAATCAGCCAGTTGAACCCCTACACGCTACGATTTGAGGCTACCTGGGACACGACCTATGATAAGCGCTCAGCCTCCAATGCCTTCATGGTTTGTGGAGTACTGTACGTGGTCCGCTCCACCTATGAAGACAATGAAAGTGAAGTCAGCAAGAGCATGATCGATTACGTTTACAACACCAAACAGAACCGTGGGGAATACGTTGATATCCACTTTCCCAACCAGTACCAGTACATTGCAGCTGTGGATTACAATCCGCGAGATAACCAGCTCTATGTGTGGAATAATTTTTACATCCTGAGATACAATCTGGAGTTTGGCCCACCTGATCCAGCACATG CTCCACCACTGTCAGAAGTCACCACAACCCCTCAGCCTCAGAAAACTacaaccaccaccacaacaACCACCGTGCACTGGGGTGTGGCCAACACAACCACCACAACAGGGCTCAAGGAGGGCAGCAGGGGAGCGCCCAAGCCGCCTCCTGTGATTCTGCAGACTACTTCCCCTCCGCCCCTCGAGTCCTTCCCTTTACCCGAGCGCTTCTGCGAGGCCAGTGAGAAAAGAGACATAATGTGGCCTCAGACCCAGAGGGGCATGCTCGTGGAGCGACCTTGCCCCAAGGGAACACGAG GCACAGCCTCTTATTCATGTGTCCTTTCCACTGGGGCCTGGCACCCGAAGGGCCCTGATCTCAGCAACTGTACATCCCACTGGGTCAACCAAGTTGCCCAAAAG ATCCGCAGTGGTGAAAATGCCGCTAACCTGGCCAACGAGTTAGCCAAGCATACCAAAGGGCCCATCTTTGCCGGGGACGTCAGCTCCTCGGTGCGCCTGATGGAGCAGCTGGTGGACATCCTGGATGCTCAGCTGCAGGAGCTCAGGCCCAGCGAGAAGGATTCTGCCGGACGGAGCTTCAACAAG CTTCAAAAACGAGAAAGGACATGCAGGGCATACATGAAG GCCATTGTGGATACGGTAGATAACCTTCTGCGACCGGAGGCCTTAAAGTCCTGGCACGACATGAACAGCACGGAGCAGACACACGCAGCCACCATGTTACTCGATACTTTGGAGGAGGGGGCTTTTGTCCTCGCCGACAACCTCATGGAACCTGCCATTGTAAAAGTTCCTGCAGACAACATAA TCCTGGATGTGTATGTGCTCAGCACAGATGGCCAGGTCCAGGATTTTAAATTTCCACAGTCCAGCAAGGGCGGTATCTCAATCCAGCTGTCGGCAAACACTGTGAAGCTCAACAGTCGGAATG GAGTTGCCAAGCTGGTGTTTGTGCTCTATAAAAATCTGGGCCAGTTTCTCAGCGCTGAAAACACAACCATCAAGATGGCCAATGAGGCTTACGGTCGCAACGTGTCTGTGGCCGTCAACTCTGACATCATCGCTGCCTCAATCAACAAAGAGTCCAGCCGCGTATTCATTAACGACCCGGTGATTTTTACCCTGGAGCACATTGAT ATGGAGCACTACTTCAACTCCAATTGCTCCTTCTGGAATTACTCTGAGAGGAGCATGATGGGCCACTGGTCCACCCAAGGCTGCAAACTCCTGGACTCCAATAAAACGCACACCACCTGCTCCTGCAGCCATCTCACCAACTTTGCAATCCTCATGGCGCACCGTGAAACCTCA ATTAACGACAGAGTGCATGAGCTGCTTCTGACCGTCATTACTCGAGTTGGGATCGTGGTGTCCCTCGTCTGCCTCACCATCAGCATCTTCACCTTCTGCTTCTTCCGGGGCCTGCAGAGCGATCGCAACACTATCCACAAGAACTTGTGCATCAATCTCTTTATCGCAGAGTTAATATTCCTAATTGGTATCGATATGACGGAACCCAGG ATTGGATGTGCCATCATCGCAGGGATCCTCCACTTCTTCTTCCTGGCTTCCTTCTCCTGGATGTGTCTTGAAGGGGTCCAGCTGTACCTCATGCTTGTGGAGGTCTTTGAGAGTGAATACTCTCGGAAAAAGTATTACTACGTATCTGGTTACCTCTTCCCTGCCATCGTGGTCGGTGTCTCCGCAGCTATCGACTACCGGAGCTACGGGACCAAGAAAGC GTGCTGGCTAAGTGTTGACAATCATTTCATATGGAGTTTTATAGGACCTGTCACCTTCATCATCATG CTCAATCTCATCTTCCTGGTCATCACAATGTACAAAATGGTGAAGCACTCCACCACCCTGAAACCAGACTCTAGCCGACTGGAGAATATAAA ATCCTGGGTCATGGGAGCGTTTGCTTTGCTGTGTCTTCTTGGACTCACGTGGTCCTTCGGTCTCTTCTTCATAAATGAGACCTCGATTGTTATGGCGTACCTCTTCACCATATTCAACACCTTCCAAGGAATGTTCATCTTCATTTTCCACTGCCTTCTCCAGAAAAAA GTCCGCAAAGAGTACAGCAAGTGCTTCCGCCACACCTACTGCTGCGGAGGGCTGCCGACTGAGAGCTCACACGGCTCTGCGAAGACTTCCACCACACGGACCAGCGCTCGCTACTCTTCTGGTACACAG AGTCGTATCAGGAGAATGTGGAATGACACCGTAAGAAAGCAATCTGAGTCCTCCTTTATCTCAGGTGACATCAACAGCACCTCCACCCTTAACCAAG TGACCTACAGAGAGACAAGTATGGGAGTCAAACTTAACTTTGCCTATCAAAT GGCACTCACTGAACAATGCGGTGAGGGATACAAGTGCAATGGATACACTACCGCTAAATGGTAA